The Aureitalea marina genome includes a window with the following:
- a CDS encoding lipid-A-disaccharide synthase N-terminal domain-containing protein, with protein sequence MSDWLIYGIGFLAQALFSGRLLVQWIMSEKSKRIITPSLFWKLSLLASFLLFVYGYLRDDLAIMLGQTLTYFIYIRNLQLQGEWQKSPLWFRIFLLVFPIAIVIYGYNNGEYDLYQLWNNQDIPLWLMILGIVSQVTFTFRFIYQWIYSERTGESQLPLGFWRLSVAGASLILIYAIIRRDPVLFIGHGAGLIVYLRNIIIGKRERNA encoded by the coding sequence ATGAGCGACTGGCTGATTTACGGAATTGGATTCCTGGCCCAGGCTCTCTTCTCAGGAAGATTATTGGTCCAATGGATCATGTCCGAGAAGAGCAAGCGCATCATCACCCCTTCCCTATTTTGGAAGCTTAGTTTACTTGCCTCATTTCTGCTCTTTGTCTATGGTTACCTAAGGGACGACTTAGCCATTATGCTGGGACAGACCCTGACCTATTTCATTTATATCCGGAATTTGCAATTACAAGGGGAATGGCAGAAATCCCCACTTTGGTTTCGCATCTTCCTGCTGGTATTCCCAATAGCCATCGTGATCTATGGGTACAACAATGGGGAATACGACCTGTACCAGTTGTGGAACAATCAGGACATTCCACTTTGGTTAATGATATTGGGTATCGTTTCCCAGGTCACCTTCACCTTTCGCTTTATTTACCAATGGATCTATTCGGAAAGAACAGGGGAATCGCAATTGCCACTTGGTTTCTGGCGTTTGAGTGTGGCAGGGGCATCATTGATACTGATCTATGCGATAATCCGAAGAGACCCTGTTCTCTTTATCGGGCATGGAGCCGGACTGATCGTCTATCTGCGAAACATCATTATTGGTAAAAGAGAGCGAAATGCATAA
- a CDS encoding phosphatase PAP2 family protein, giving the protein MIDQLLQYDTDLFLWLNNLGKPAWDGFWLFVTHKFSSIPLYLILLILIYRQLGWKATLVVLVAAALMITASDQLANLFKYGVQRPRPCREEELQPIMRFVAEGCGRFGYYSAHASSSMAAAVFLGLILRRSFSYLPFVLLFWAVSLGYSRIYVGVHYPLDVVSGMAMGGILGFLFYRLQEWGQSRITS; this is encoded by the coding sequence ATGATTGATCAATTACTGCAGTACGATACCGATCTTTTTTTGTGGCTGAACAACCTGGGTAAACCTGCCTGGGATGGGTTTTGGTTATTTGTGACCCACAAGTTCTCTTCTATACCGCTATACCTGATCCTTTTGATACTTATTTACCGACAATTGGGGTGGAAGGCCACCTTGGTTGTGTTGGTGGCTGCAGCTTTGATGATCACAGCCTCGGACCAATTGGCTAACTTATTCAAATACGGAGTACAGCGTCCCAGACCCTGCAGGGAGGAGGAACTCCAACCAATTATGCGTTTTGTAGCAGAAGGCTGTGGCCGGTTTGGTTACTATTCCGCTCACGCCTCTAGCTCTATGGCTGCGGCAGTATTCCTGGGGTTGATCCTGCGCAGATCCTTTTCTTACTTACCTTTTGTACTGCTCTTCTGGGCGGTATCCTTAGGCTATAGCCGGATATATGTTGGTGTCCATTATCCCTTGGATGTGGTATCGGGTATGGCTATGGGAGGAATATTGGGTTTCTTGTTCTACCGTCTACAGGAATGGGGTCAAAGCCGGATCACTTCCTGA
- a CDS encoding MATE family efflux transporter, protein MAILQQYTKEFKYNISLATPVILGMLGHTLVAFIDNIMVGQLGTAELAAVSLGNSFLFIAMSLGIGFSTAITPLVAEADGEQNFTAGKSSFKHGLFLCTVLGIVLFLMVLMAKPLMYVMNQPPEVVDLAMPYLNLVAISLVPLIVFQAFKQCSDGLSMTRYPMYATILANVINVILNYIFIFGKFGVPALGIVGAAIGTLASRVIMLAYLWFLMSKHYKSRDYVRHIKLFKLSKAMLNKLIGLGFPSALQMFFEVAIFTAAIWLSGILGKNPQAANQIALNLSSMTFMVAMGFSVAAMVRVGNQKGMKRFRELRRIAFSIFMVTLIFATFFALFFFLFREELPKLYLDYDDSENFTDNYQVVTIAAKLMLVAAIFQISDSLQVVVLGALRGMQDVRIPTLITFFAYWLVGFPLSFYLGMYTEYASSGIWMGLLAGLSTAAVLLFIRFNYLSKRMIRLSTIEEAG, encoded by the coding sequence ATGGCCATCCTTCAACAATATACTAAGGAATTCAAATACAATATCTCCCTGGCGACCCCAGTGATTCTGGGCATGTTGGGGCATACCTTGGTTGCCTTTATCGACAATATCATGGTTGGGCAGTTGGGTACAGCAGAACTGGCCGCCGTCTCTTTGGGTAATAGTTTCCTCTTTATTGCCATGTCATTGGGGATAGGATTCTCTACAGCGATCACTCCATTGGTTGCAGAGGCCGATGGGGAGCAAAATTTTACTGCAGGGAAATCCTCCTTTAAGCATGGATTATTCTTGTGCACGGTATTGGGGATTGTACTTTTTCTCATGGTCTTGATGGCCAAGCCCTTGATGTATGTCATGAACCAGCCTCCCGAGGTGGTCGATCTGGCCATGCCTTACCTCAATCTGGTAGCTATTTCGCTGGTTCCGCTAATCGTTTTCCAGGCTTTTAAACAGTGTAGTGACGGTCTGTCCATGACCAGGTACCCCATGTATGCGACCATCCTGGCCAATGTGATCAATGTGATACTAAACTACATTTTCATCTTTGGAAAGTTTGGAGTTCCTGCATTGGGGATAGTGGGAGCGGCCATTGGAACACTTGCCTCACGTGTGATCATGCTGGCCTATTTATGGTTCCTGATGTCCAAACATTATAAATCCAGGGATTATGTCCGGCATATAAAATTGTTCAAGTTGAGTAAGGCCATGCTGAATAAACTGATCGGTCTGGGATTTCCCTCAGCCCTGCAAATGTTCTTCGAAGTGGCCATTTTTACAGCGGCCATCTGGTTGTCCGGAATACTGGGTAAAAATCCACAGGCTGCCAATCAGATTGCACTCAACCTTTCTTCCATGACCTTTATGGTTGCCATGGGTTTCAGTGTAGCTGCTATGGTTAGAGTGGGTAATCAGAAAGGAATGAAGCGGTTTAGAGAGTTACGCCGTATCGCATTCTCCATCTTCATGGTCACCCTGATCTTCGCGACCTTCTTCGCTTTATTTTTCTTCCTGTTCCGGGAGGAACTGCCCAAATTGTATTTGGACTATGACGATAGTGAGAACTTCACAGACAACTATCAGGTGGTGACCATAGCTGCCAAATTGATGTTGGTTGCGGCCATATTCCAGATCAGTGACTCGCTGCAAGTTGTTGTTTTGGGAGCGCTCAGAGGCATGCAGGATGTTCGTATTCCGACTTTGATCACTTTTTTTGCATATTGGTTGGTCGGATTTCCGCTATCCTTCTACCTGGGAATGTATACCGAATATGCCAGTTCAGGTATTTGGATGGGCCTGTTGGCGGGATTGAGCACAGCGGCAGTCCTGTTATTTATAAGATTTAACTATCTTTCGAAGCGAATGATCCGCCTCTCCACCATAGAGGAAGCGGGTTGA
- a CDS encoding glycosyltransferase encodes MMYEFTIIVPVYNEEENLSRLEETLADFLPNSSKKAKILLVNDGSSDNSEALIKEICKRQPDFTYVSFVENRGLSAAIKAGFDEVDTPLLGYIDADLQTNPEDFNLLLEQIGPYDLVTGVRADRKDSFVKNMSSKIANGIRRAFTHDGMDDTGCPLKVIKSDYAKRIPMFRGLHRFLPAMILLQEGKIIQIPVRHYPRIAGTAKFGLWNRLLGPLSDCFAYLWMKRKYINYEIKVRG; translated from the coding sequence TTGATGTACGAATTCACCATCATCGTCCCGGTTTACAACGAGGAGGAAAATCTCTCCCGTTTAGAGGAAACTCTGGCCGATTTCTTACCAAATTCTTCAAAGAAAGCCAAGATCTTATTAGTCAATGACGGATCTTCGGACAATAGCGAAGCCCTGATCAAGGAGATTTGCAAAAGGCAGCCGGATTTTACTTATGTGAGTTTTGTCGAGAACCGCGGTCTTAGTGCGGCCATCAAAGCCGGATTTGACGAAGTAGACACTCCACTCTTGGGGTATATTGATGCCGATCTGCAGACTAACCCGGAAGACTTCAATCTCCTTCTGGAACAGATCGGTCCCTACGACTTGGTAACCGGGGTTCGGGCAGATCGCAAAGACTCATTTGTAAAGAATATGAGTTCTAAGATCGCCAATGGCATCCGAAGGGCCTTTACCCATGACGGCATGGACGATACTGGCTGTCCGCTCAAAGTGATCAAATCGGATTACGCCAAGCGCATACCCATGTTCAGGGGTTTACATCGCTTTCTTCCCGCCATGATACTTTTACAGGAAGGAAAGATCATTCAAATCCCGGTTCGGCATTATCCCAGGATAGCCGGGACGGCCAAATTTGGCCTTTGGAACCGACTTCTAGGTCCATTATCTGATTGTTTCGCCTACCTCTGGATGAAACGCAAATACATTAATTACGAAATCAAAGTTCGCGGATGA
- a CDS encoding helix-turn-helix domain-containing protein produces the protein MISISTESACAYSHAYFQDGEVEQSGQLVAMERTQSSEQMKAEMVKKQAISLAEEGDAGEAVAKIKDYLYLTADLSVINDHLFQNISDTPAYIDLKEEFLFENNTIAWLYVYAGLIGLFVSFFLLFRKHRDRTSMILIGLFVLFNSFFLLHLSLYKLHAEYHIPHMLYFSTTFSFLYGPLLYLYFRRITERYTFRWIDLLHLLPSLILLIYIAPFYMMSGIEKFGLMMGRDSRLLPGGHTIVLIKTVSLVIYGLLIVQLYRRHTLNSSKKPDRQQLLWQRNIMGMFIAYTISYMIYGSILTGVMPVRELFEAQTLVMTAMVFYIAYLSYAQPEIFSGSLQIISPVDLFKYRKSRLTPSFSYELRDELLRLLDREKIFKQNDLSLDMLAERLGTNRHNASQVINEHFDMNFFELINSYRIKEAIEIFRNDRKKNLSIIEVAYEVGFNNKVTFNKSFKKHLSQTPSQFITSLEG, from the coding sequence TTGATATCAATTTCAACGGAGTCTGCCTGTGCGTATTCTCATGCCTATTTTCAGGACGGGGAAGTAGAACAATCTGGTCAATTAGTGGCCATGGAACGTACCCAATCTTCTGAACAGATGAAGGCGGAAATGGTCAAGAAACAGGCCATATCCTTAGCAGAGGAAGGAGATGCAGGGGAGGCTGTCGCCAAAATTAAAGACTATCTGTATTTGACCGCTGATCTGAGTGTGATCAATGATCACCTGTTTCAAAATATTTCGGATACGCCGGCCTATATCGACCTGAAGGAGGAGTTTCTCTTTGAGAATAACACCATAGCCTGGCTTTATGTCTATGCTGGTCTCATTGGGTTGTTTGTCAGTTTCTTTCTCTTGTTCAGGAAACACAGGGATAGGACCAGTATGATACTGATTGGACTGTTCGTGTTGTTCAACTCGTTTTTCCTGTTGCATCTGAGTTTGTACAAATTGCATGCGGAATATCACATTCCTCATATGTTGTATTTCTCGACTACCTTCTCCTTTTTGTACGGTCCACTGCTTTATCTGTATTTCCGCAGGATTACGGAACGATATACATTCCGGTGGATAGACCTGTTGCATCTGCTTCCTTCTCTGATCCTGTTGATCTACATCGCACCATTCTATATGATGAGCGGTATTGAGAAATTTGGTTTAATGATGGGCAGAGACTCGCGGCTCTTACCAGGCGGGCATACCATTGTATTGATCAAAACGGTCTCTCTGGTGATCTATGGGTTGCTCATTGTGCAATTGTACCGCAGACATACCTTGAATAGTTCGAAAAAGCCAGATAGACAACAGTTACTATGGCAACGGAACATCATGGGAATGTTTATAGCCTATACCATCTCTTATATGATCTATGGTAGCATCCTTACCGGTGTTATGCCTGTTCGTGAGTTGTTCGAAGCGCAGACATTGGTTATGACTGCCATGGTATTTTATATTGCCTATTTGTCTTACGCACAGCCCGAGATCTTCTCAGGATCTTTACAAATTATAAGTCCTGTCGATCTCTTTAAATATCGTAAATCTAGATTGACTCCTTCCTTCTCTTACGAATTGCGAGATGAATTATTACGGCTACTTGATAGAGAAAAGATCTTTAAGCAAAATGACCTTAGTCTGGATATGCTCGCAGAGCGCTTGGGGACCAACCGGCATAATGCCTCTCAGGTGATCAACGAACACTTTGATATGAATTTCTTCGAATTGATCAACTCTTATCGTATCAAAGAGGCGATCGAGATCTTCCGAAACGACCGGAAAAAGAATTTGAGCATCATTGAAGTGGCCTATGAAGTTGGTTTCAATAACAAGGTTACCTTCAATAAGTCGTTCAAGAAACACTTATCGCAAACCCCCAGCCAGTTCATTACCTCCCTGGAAGGGTAA
- a CDS encoding PPK2 family polyphosphate kinase: MKKLDPTRFKAKVPVNLAKTPTHVEHNRSEKVMEKMLEETREELGDLQNTLYAHGKYSVLVCIQGMDTAGKDSLIREVFKDFNVRGVEVHSFKVPTELERRHDYLWRHYLALPRRGTFGVFNRTHYENVLVTRVHPEYILGELLPDINDVSDIDETFWDNRFEQIRGFEKTIAQNGTIIFKFFLHLSKDEQKHRLLRRLRKKNKQWKFSPGDLKERMLWDDYQRCYQDAINRTSEEHAPWYLIPADDKPTARYLIAKILLETMKTYDDIVEPPLDPDVMAHIDQYREQLEKE, encoded by the coding sequence ATGAAAAAACTCGATCCGACAAGATTTAAGGCGAAGGTTCCGGTAAACCTAGCCAAGACGCCTACTCATGTAGAGCATAACCGTTCTGAAAAGGTGATGGAGAAGATGTTGGAGGAGACCCGAGAGGAATTGGGTGATCTTCAAAACACCTTGTATGCCCACGGTAAATACAGTGTGCTGGTTTGTATACAAGGTATGGACACCGCAGGAAAGGACAGCTTGATCCGTGAGGTTTTCAAGGATTTTAATGTTCGAGGGGTCGAAGTGCACAGTTTTAAGGTTCCTACAGAACTTGAAAGAAGGCACGATTATCTGTGGAGACATTATTTAGCCCTGCCCAGGCGCGGGACCTTTGGAGTCTTTAACCGGACGCATTATGAGAATGTCCTGGTAACTCGGGTACATCCTGAATATATTCTGGGCGAACTTTTACCGGATATCAATGATGTTTCTGATATAGATGAAACCTTCTGGGACAATAGGTTTGAACAGATTCGAGGCTTCGAGAAGACCATCGCCCAAAATGGAACCATCATCTTTAAATTCTTCTTGCATCTGTCTAAAGATGAACAAAAGCATCGCCTTTTAAGGAGGCTCAGAAAAAAGAACAAGCAATGGAAATTCTCGCCCGGAGATCTCAAGGAAAGGATGTTGTGGGATGATTATCAGCGCTGTTATCAGGACGCTATAAACAGGACCAGCGAGGAACATGCTCCGTGGTACCTTATCCCTGCAGACGACAAACCGACTGCCAGATATCTCATTGCCAAGATCCTCCTGGAGACCATGAAAACCTACGACGATATCGTCGAACCGCCATTGGATCCGGATGTAATGGCCCATATCGATCAATATCGAGAACAACTTGAAAAAGAGTAA
- a CDS encoding sigma-54-dependent transcriptional regulator: MSRILIIEDEAAIRRVLVKILTEENSDYQVSEAEDGLAGIELIRKEDFDLVLCDIKMPKMDGVEVLEAVKKVKPETPMVMISGHGDLDTAVNTMRLGAFDYISKPPDLNRLLNTVRIALDRKELVVENTRLKKKVSKNYEMIGSSDAMDQIKEMIEKVAPTEARVLITGPNGTGKELVAHWLHQKSDRHKGPMIEVNCAAIPSELIESELFGHVKGAFTSANKDRAGKFEAANGGTIFLDEVGDMSLSAQAKVLRALQENKVQRVGSDKDIKVDVRVVAATNKNLKKEIEEGNFREDLYHRLAVILIKVPPLNDRREDIPELIEYFTASIAKEHGTSQKKFSSKAISLLQNYDWTGNIRELRNVVERLIILGGKEVSEQDVKLFASK; encoded by the coding sequence ATGTCCCGAATATTGATCATAGAAGATGAGGCCGCCATCCGTCGCGTACTTGTTAAGATCCTGACCGAAGAAAACAGCGATTACCAAGTTAGTGAAGCTGAGGACGGTCTGGCTGGGATAGAGCTTATTCGCAAGGAAGATTTTGACCTTGTTTTGTGTGATATCAAAATGCCCAAAATGGATGGAGTAGAGGTGTTAGAGGCCGTCAAGAAGGTCAAACCCGAGACTCCGATGGTTATGATCAGTGGCCATGGTGATCTGGACACAGCCGTTAATACCATGCGTCTGGGTGCATTCGACTATATATCCAAACCCCCGGACCTGAACAGACTCTTGAACACCGTCCGAATTGCCCTGGACAGGAAAGAGTTAGTTGTAGAAAACACTCGCCTCAAAAAGAAGGTCAGTAAGAATTACGAAATGATAGGTAGTTCTGATGCCATGGATCAGATCAAGGAGATGATAGAAAAAGTGGCTCCAACTGAAGCACGTGTGCTGATAACAGGTCCCAACGGAACGGGGAAGGAGTTGGTTGCGCATTGGCTCCATCAAAAAAGTGATCGACATAAAGGTCCGATGATTGAGGTCAACTGTGCTGCTATCCCCAGCGAATTGATCGAAAGTGAATTATTTGGTCATGTTAAGGGCGCATTTACCTCGGCCAACAAGGATAGAGCAGGGAAATTTGAAGCGGCCAATGGAGGCACAATATTTCTTGACGAAGTTGGTGATATGAGTCTTTCGGCCCAGGCCAAGGTCCTTAGGGCACTTCAAGAGAACAAGGTTCAGCGGGTTGGGAGCGATAAGGACATCAAAGTGGATGTGCGGGTAGTAGCCGCCACCAACAAGAATTTGAAAAAGGAGATCGAAGAAGGAAATTTCAGAGAAGATCTCTACCATCGCCTGGCCGTGATCCTGATCAAGGTTCCACCTCTAAATGATAGACGGGAGGATATTCCGGAGCTCATTGAGTATTTTACTGCTAGCATTGCCAAAGAACATGGGACCTCACAAAAGAAATTCTCCAGTAAGGCCATTAGTCTGCTCCAAAACTATGATTGGACAGGAAATATCCGCGAACTGCGCAACGTCGTCGAACGGCTTATCATCCTTGGCGGGAAAGAAGTAAGTGAACAGGACGTTAAACTCTTTGCGTCCAAATAA
- a CDS encoding DUF1801 domain-containing protein, whose protein sequence is MQSKARTPEQYLSELTEDRKEVIGRLRQIILDNIPEGFEECMNYGMLGYVVPHSLYPDGYHCDPKLPLPFINLASQKNHIGFYHMGIYSDPELLEWFQDEYKKQVSTKLDMGKSCIRFKNPKNIPFDLLGELVSKITVDQWIDTYEKAIKNR, encoded by the coding sequence ATGCAATCAAAAGCCAGGACTCCAGAGCAATACCTGTCCGAGTTAACTGAAGATCGGAAGGAAGTCATTGGCCGTCTGCGGCAAATCATATTAGATAACATCCCGGAAGGCTTCGAGGAGTGCATGAATTATGGTATGCTGGGATATGTAGTTCCCCATAGTCTGTATCCCGATGGCTATCATTGCGATCCCAAACTTCCCCTTCCTTTTATCAATCTGGCTTCCCAGAAAAATCACATCGGATTTTATCACATGGGAATCTATTCGGATCCTGAATTACTGGAGTGGTTTCAGGATGAGTACAAAAAACAAGTGTCCACAAAATTGGATATGGGAAAGAGTTGCATCCGTTTTAAGAATCCAAAGAACATTCCTTTTGACTTATTGGGAGAACTGGTCAGTAAGATCACTGTAGACCAATGGATCGACACTTACGAGAAAGCCATAAAGAATCGCTAG
- a CDS encoding M20/M25/M40 family metallo-hydrolase: MRKFALCCLMVATLHALNAQNVNQADSLMIRSIFDRALTNGKSYDWLDHLSNEIGGRLSGSIQAERAVRYTEKELNKLGLDKVWLQPVMVPKWTRGIPEYAYIETAPGLSSTTNVCALGGSVPTPDGGLKAKVIEVKSLAEIAELGREKIQGKIVFYNRPMDPTLINTFAAYGGCVDQRYAGAMEAGKYGAVGVVVRSMSLSLDDYPHTGSMSYGDIPIDQRIPACAISTRGADYLSRALKIQPNLNFYFKQNCRAYPDVQSFNVIGEITGSQYPDRYMIVGGHLDSWDLGDGSHDDGAGCVQSMDVLRLLKEVGYRPKHSIRVVLFMNEENGLRGGREYAEQARLKNEDHIFALESDAGGFTPRGFSFDSDDANFAQIKSWEPLFKPYLIHYFEKGGSGADIGPLKKEGMVLAGLRPDSQRYFDHHHAASDTFDAVNKRELELGAAAMTGLIYLMDKYGTRTEMGPIRD, encoded by the coding sequence ATGCGCAAGTTTGCCCTTTGCTGCCTCATGGTGGCCACCCTGCACGCACTTAACGCTCAAAATGTCAATCAGGCCGATTCCCTGATGATCCGTTCCATTTTTGACCGGGCCCTTACCAATGGCAAGAGTTACGATTGGTTAGATCATCTTTCCAATGAGATCGGGGGACGCCTGTCCGGATCCATTCAGGCGGAACGGGCTGTCAGATATACCGAAAAAGAATTAAATAAACTTGGCTTGGACAAGGTTTGGCTGCAACCCGTAATGGTGCCAAAATGGACCCGCGGGATACCGGAGTATGCCTATATTGAGACTGCACCAGGACTCTCTTCGACCACTAATGTTTGTGCCCTTGGAGGTTCAGTACCCACTCCGGATGGTGGTCTTAAGGCCAAGGTCATCGAAGTGAAAAGCCTGGCTGAGATCGCAGAATTAGGGAGAGAAAAGATCCAGGGGAAAATAGTCTTTTACAATAGGCCTATGGACCCAACACTCATCAACACTTTTGCGGCCTATGGAGGATGTGTAGACCAACGCTACGCTGGTGCTATGGAGGCTGGTAAATACGGAGCAGTTGGTGTGGTAGTTCGATCCATGTCCCTGTCCCTGGATGATTATCCTCATACAGGATCGATGAGTTACGGAGACATTCCGATAGATCAGCGTATACCGGCATGTGCCATCAGCACCAGGGGTGCAGATTACCTGAGCCGGGCATTAAAGATCCAGCCCAATTTGAATTTCTATTTTAAACAGAATTGCAGGGCTTATCCGGATGTGCAATCCTTCAACGTGATCGGAGAGATCACCGGAAGTCAGTATCCCGATCGTTACATGATCGTGGGGGGGCATTTGGACAGCTGGGACCTGGGAGATGGATCTCATGACGATGGTGCCGGTTGTGTTCAATCTATGGATGTGCTTCGATTGCTGAAGGAGGTTGGTTATCGTCCAAAGCACAGTATTCGGGTCGTCCTTTTTATGAACGAGGAGAATGGCTTAAGAGGTGGACGAGAATATGCGGAACAAGCTCGTTTAAAGAACGAGGATCACATCTTCGCATTGGAAAGTGATGCTGGAGGCTTTACTCCTCGTGGTTTTTCTTTTGACAGTGACGATGCAAACTTTGCGCAGATCAAAAGTTGGGAACCTCTGTTCAAGCCTTATTTGATCCATTACTTTGAGAAGGGGGGAAGTGGTGCAGATATTGGGCCATTAAAGAAAGAAGGAATGGTTCTGGCCGGATTGCGACCTGATTCTCAGCGATATTTTGACCATCACCACGCAGCCAGCGACACCTTTGACGCTGTCAATAAGCGCGAGCTGGAATTGGGCGCTGCAGCAATGACCGGCTTGATCTACCTGATGGACAAGTACGGAACCAGGACTGAGATGGGGCCTATTCGGGATTAA
- a CDS encoding ArnT family glycosyltransferase → MHKPDKAHIILLVFTCLGIFFVNLDAIYINIMEARNFVTAREMLVDDHWILTTLNGEPRYQKPPLPTWITAISAAAFGMKSMIANRLPAAIMSLILVLTFYKTVLRLGKDQGFAFVASLVLATSFYVIFSGRNGQWDIFTHGFMILATDRIVRLFTDSKRIWTDSLLAGIFIGCSFMSKGPVSLYALWLPFMIAFGWTYRFKGLRKMWLPLLVSTLVAIVLSGWWYAYTYFFDREAVEMITRRETANWTGYNVRPFYYYWSFFTQSGLWTVPAFVGLLFPYLKDKVWDKQLYKFSFIWTIASVVLLSVIPEKKSRYLLPVLIPLALNTAMYLEYLFRRFALVKNPWEKLPVYLHFGIVGSIGFLFPLGGYLLLGDNLDGQWFWFVSLSIALLIIGWMIWKNLLKKNVRGTFYWSIGLIIAVMCLGLPLANTLTVNPEFRSLEELNQWQAENDDLPVYEFGGFTPELIWAYGNPIPVLNKEGTIQIPEERTFGVLIAEENLPDFQNTFGDYQIEKVMRYDMNPKAPGESGHKPRLYRDLYLIRK, encoded by the coding sequence ATGCATAAACCGGATAAAGCACATATCATACTACTGGTTTTTACCTGCCTGGGGATCTTCTTTGTGAATCTGGATGCCATCTACATCAATATCATGGAGGCCAGGAATTTTGTAACAGCACGGGAAATGCTGGTCGATGATCATTGGATCCTGACTACCCTGAATGGGGAACCGCGCTACCAAAAACCGCCTCTACCTACCTGGATAACAGCTATATCTGCCGCGGCCTTTGGCATGAAAAGCATGATCGCCAACAGGCTTCCAGCGGCCATTATGAGCTTAATACTGGTACTGACATTTTACAAAACTGTCTTGCGGTTAGGGAAAGATCAAGGCTTTGCTTTTGTGGCTTCCCTGGTCCTGGCCACCTCCTTCTATGTCATCTTTTCCGGGCGAAACGGACAATGGGACATCTTTACCCATGGATTTATGATACTGGCTACAGACAGAATCGTAAGGCTATTTACGGATTCCAAAAGGATCTGGACGGATAGTCTTTTGGCTGGGATCTTTATCGGTTGTTCTTTTATGAGTAAGGGGCCCGTGTCTCTCTATGCACTTTGGTTGCCATTTATGATCGCCTTTGGGTGGACATACCGCTTTAAGGGATTGCGGAAAATGTGGCTGCCTCTACTGGTATCTACTTTGGTCGCTATTGTACTTTCCGGATGGTGGTATGCCTATACCTATTTCTTTGATCGGGAAGCCGTCGAAATGATCACCAGAAGGGAAACGGCCAACTGGACCGGTTATAATGTGAGACCATTCTACTATTACTGGAGTTTTTTCACTCAAAGTGGATTGTGGACAGTGCCGGCCTTCGTCGGATTGCTCTTTCCCTATCTGAAAGACAAGGTCTGGGATAAGCAATTGTACAAATTCAGCTTCATTTGGACTATAGCTTCTGTTGTATTATTATCCGTGATCCCAGAGAAGAAATCCCGATATCTGTTACCTGTGTTGATCCCCTTGGCCTTGAATACAGCCATGTACCTGGAGTATTTGTTCAGACGATTTGCCCTTGTTAAGAATCCTTGGGAAAAACTCCCGGTCTATCTCCATTTTGGGATAGTGGGTAGCATTGGATTTTTATTTCCTCTTGGAGGCTATCTCCTCCTCGGCGATAATCTGGATGGACAGTGGTTCTGGTTTGTTAGTTTGTCCATAGCCCTGTTAATAATAGGATGGATGATCTGGAAGAATCTTCTTAAGAAGAATGTGCGAGGAACCTTCTATTGGAGCATAGGTCTGATCATAGCCGTGATGTGTCTGGGGCTACCGCTGGCCAATACGCTAACCGTTAACCCCGAATTCCGGAGCCTTGAAGAACTCAACCAGTGGCAAGCCGAGAATGACGACCTACCGGTATATGAATTCGGTGGATTTACACCAGAATTGATATGGGCCTATGGAAATCCTATACCAGTTCTCAACAAGGAGGGAACAATTCAGATCCCGGAAGAAAGAACCTTTGGAGTACTGATCGCAGAAGAAAATCTCCCAGATTTCCAAAACACCTTTGGCGATTATCAGATCGAAAAAGTGATGCGCTACGACATGAACCCGAAAGCTCCAGGTGAGAGTGGGCATAAACCCCGCTTGTACAGGGATCTCTATTTGATCAGGAAGTGA